The following coding sequences are from one Microcoleus sp. FACHB-831 window:
- the hemF gene encoding oxygen-dependent coproporphyrinogen oxidase, with protein sequence MTATSSTETTTSNFLPPSSSRERVSEFMRSLQDEICEALQAADGAGTFKEDAWEREEGGGGRSRVIRDGAVFEQGGVNFSEVWGEHLPPSILTQRPEAEGHRFYATGTSMVLHPRNPYIPTVHLNYRYFEAGPVWWFGGGIDLTPYYPFAEDVAHFHRTLKQACDRHHPQYYPAFKLWCDEYFYLKHRQETRGVGGIFFDYQDGQGTLYRGPNPSGPAEAYSAEVGTLEARNWEDLFAFVQECGKAFLPAYLPIVERRQAMEYGDRQRNFQLYRRGRYVEFNLVYDRGTIFGLQTNGRTESILMSLPPLVRWEYGYQPEPNTPEAELYEIFLKPGDWANWTPATKNI encoded by the coding sequence ATGACAGCGACTTCTTCAACCGAAACCACAACTTCTAATTTTCTGCCCCCCTCGTCATCGAGAGAGAGGGTGAGCGAGTTTATGCGATCGCTGCAAGATGAAATCTGCGAAGCCTTGCAGGCGGCAGATGGCGCTGGCACATTTAAAGAAGATGCTTGGGAGCGAGAAGAAGGCGGCGGCGGTCGTTCCCGCGTCATCCGCGACGGAGCGGTCTTTGAACAGGGAGGGGTTAACTTTTCTGAGGTTTGGGGGGAACATCTACCACCATCCATTCTGACGCAACGCCCAGAGGCAGAAGGTCATCGATTTTACGCGACGGGCACTTCGATGGTACTGCATCCGCGCAATCCTTACATCCCAACCGTTCACCTCAATTACCGCTACTTTGAGGCAGGGCCAGTATGGTGGTTTGGCGGTGGCATCGATCTGACGCCCTACTACCCCTTTGCCGAAGATGTTGCCCACTTCCACCGCACCCTCAAACAAGCCTGCGATCGCCACCACCCCCAATACTACCCAGCATTTAAACTCTGGTGCGATGAATATTTTTATCTCAAGCACAGACAAGAGACGCGGGGCGTCGGTGGCATCTTTTTTGACTATCAAGATGGTCAGGGTACTCTTTACCGGGGGCCGAATCCTTCAGGGCCAGCAGAGGCTTATAGTGCTGAAGTAGGCACTCTAGAGGCTCGCAATTGGGAAGATTTATTTGCCTTTGTCCAAGAATGCGGTAAAGCATTTTTACCAGCTTACCTGCCTATAGTAGAGCGACGGCAAGCAATGGAGTATGGCGATCGCCAACGTAACTTCCAACTGTATCGCCGAGGCAGGTACGTCGAATTTAACTTAGTCTATGACCGGGGCACAATTTTTGGTCTTCAAACCAACGGGCGCACCGAGTCAATTCTCATGTCTTTACCACCCCTCGTGCGCTGGGAATACGGCTATCAACCGGAACCCAACACCCCAGAAGCAGAGTTGTATGAAATATTCTTGAAGCCTGGGGATTGGGCAAACTGGACTCCTGCTACCAAGAATATCTGA
- a CDS encoding STAS domain-containing protein, translated as MIHIDQRTHTTQDGTTVIVLAPSGRLDITTAWQFRLKLQECISKLSSHVVVNLGQVNFIDSSGLTSLVAGMRDADKVKGSFRICNVHPEAKLVFEVTMMDSVFEIFETEEEALEGVPRSIAS; from the coding sequence GTGATTCACATAGATCAGAGAACGCACACGACCCAAGATGGCACCACAGTCATCGTCTTAGCGCCCAGCGGGCGTCTAGATATCACTACTGCTTGGCAATTTCGTCTGAAATTGCAAGAGTGTATTTCCAAACTTAGCAGCCATGTAGTCGTTAATCTTGGTCAGGTTAATTTTATCGACAGTTCTGGATTGACCTCCCTAGTGGCTGGAATGCGCGACGCTGATAAAGTCAAAGGCAGCTTCCGCATTTGTAATGTCCATCCAGAAGCCAAGCTAGTGTTTGAAGTCACGATGATGGATTCGGTTTTCGAGATTTTTGAAACCGAGGAAGAAGCTCTCGAAGGTGTCCCCCGGAGTATAGCTAGCTGA
- the psb29 gene encoding photosystem II biogenesis protein Psp29, giving the protein MNNVRTVSDTKRDFYNTHTRPINSIYRRVVEELMVEMHLLSVNVDFSYDPIYALGVVTSFERFMQAYRPERDKDSIFEALCQAVQADPKKYQHDAQQLQALASRLSAQELIAWFTPDSPPREAAELQDAVRAIANNPKFKYSRLFAIGLYSLLELADPDLVKDEKQRTDALKQICNILHVADDKLQKDLDLYRGNLEKMAQVQVVLEDVLKADRKKREQRAEDKGMVATPPPSAGTPKDDVPSGS; this is encoded by the coding sequence GTGAATAACGTCCGCACTGTCTCGGATACCAAGCGAGATTTCTATAACACTCACACCCGTCCCATTAACTCCATCTACCGGCGGGTGGTAGAAGAGTTGATGGTGGAAATGCATTTGCTTTCAGTAAATGTTGATTTCAGCTACGACCCAATCTATGCGCTGGGCGTGGTGACATCCTTTGAAAGGTTTATGCAAGCATATCGGCCCGAACGGGATAAAGACTCTATTTTTGAGGCTCTCTGTCAGGCAGTGCAGGCAGATCCCAAGAAGTACCAACACGATGCCCAACAGCTACAAGCACTAGCTAGCCGTCTTTCTGCACAAGAATTAATTGCCTGGTTTACCCCAGATTCTCCCCCTCGGGAAGCTGCTGAGTTGCAGGATGCTGTTAGGGCGATCGCTAACAATCCTAAATTTAAGTACAGTCGTTTGTTTGCTATTGGTCTATATAGCCTCCTGGAACTAGCAGATCCTGACCTGGTTAAAGACGAAAAACAACGGACTGACGCACTTAAGCAAATCTGTAACATCTTGCACGTGGCGGACGACAAGTTACAAAAAGACTTAGATCTGTATCGTGGCAATTTGGAAAAAATGGCTCAGGTGCAGGTAGTCCTAGAAGATGTCCTGAAAGCAGACCGCAAAAAACGCGAGCAACGAGCCGAAGATAAGGGGATGGTGGCTACACCCCCCCCATCCGCAGGCACTCCTAAAGACGACGTACCTTCCGGCTCTTAA
- a CDS encoding HAS-barrel domain-containing protein, translating to MRLPLPQFTTGNRHPNYIAEVIETATTEFLAQCLDPEDLSFPVMPPFGSWVKSVDEESGNQVFAVVYHATTSPIDTVHRARALGLSLQELREQQPQIFAMLKTEFRAAIVGFEAPHQGANGSKSSSGAIYQYLPPRPPQIHQAVYCCEPAEIIHFSEQLDFLRTLLQVIGAPVEALAAAAVRDIYQLRKADREWLIQAGRTLSILLKDDYDRLRYILSQIHP from the coding sequence ATGCGTCTTCCTCTACCACAATTTACAACGGGAAACCGCCATCCTAACTATATTGCAGAAGTAATTGAAACTGCCACGACGGAATTCCTAGCGCAGTGTCTCGACCCTGAAGATTTGAGCTTTCCAGTCATGCCTCCTTTTGGCAGTTGGGTCAAGTCTGTGGATGAAGAGTCGGGTAATCAAGTATTTGCCGTCGTTTACCATGCCACAACTAGCCCCATCGATACAGTTCACCGGGCAAGAGCTTTAGGGCTGTCATTGCAGGAACTGCGAGAGCAGCAACCCCAGATTTTTGCCATGCTTAAAACCGAGTTTCGAGCTGCTATCGTTGGATTTGAAGCACCCCACCAGGGAGCAAATGGTTCTAAAAGTTCCAGCGGGGCTATTTACCAATATTTGCCGCCCCGACCGCCGCAAATCCATCAAGCAGTTTACTGTTGCGAACCAGCAGAAATTATTCACTTCAGCGAACAACTGGATTTTCTAAGAACATTATTGCAGGTAATAGGAGCGCCCGTTGAGGCGCTGGCGGCAGCTGCCGTCCGCGATATTTATCAATTACGCAAAGCAGATCGGGAATGGTTAATTCAAGCTGGGCGGACTCTAAGTATCCTGCTTAAGGACGACTACGATCGCTTGAGATATATTTTGAGCCAAATACACCCATAG
- the rodA gene encoding rod shape-determining protein RodA, which produces MLQRSLKRSVIGSRWRSAIASWQELDWMLLLLTVGLTVFGGIMIRSAELRAAETDWWWHWLIGGIGLTLALFIARSRYEVLIHWHWIIYAITNLSLIAVMAIGASAKGAQRWIAIGGFNLQPSEFAKVGVIITLAALLHAKPASTIPAVLRALAITGVPWILVFLQPDLGTSLVFGAIVLGMLYWGNANPGWLVLLTSPVISAILFNVHIPAWLIWTALMGVIAWRTLPWPKFGTAGAILGNLVGGEVGHIIWGVLKDYQKQRVILFLNPEKDPLGGGYHLIQSRIAIGAGEFWGQGLNKGTQTQLNFIPEQHTDFIFSAIGEELGFVGGLCLLFVFWLVCLRLVLIAQNARDNFGSLLAIGVLSMIVFQVIVNIGMTIGLAPVTGIPLPWISYGRSAMLTNFLAIGLVESVAKYRHRLRF; this is translated from the coding sequence ATGTTGCAAAGGTCGTTGAAAAGATCGGTGATTGGTAGTCGATGGCGCAGCGCGATCGCATCCTGGCAAGAGCTGGACTGGATGCTATTGCTATTAACCGTCGGCCTGACCGTATTTGGGGGGATAATGATCCGCAGCGCGGAACTAAGGGCTGCCGAGACAGACTGGTGGTGGCACTGGCTGATTGGCGGCATTGGCTTGACCCTCGCCTTATTTATCGCGCGATCGCGTTACGAAGTACTCATTCACTGGCACTGGATTATTTATGCCATTACCAATCTATCCCTGATAGCAGTAATGGCAATTGGAGCTAGTGCCAAAGGAGCGCAACGTTGGATCGCCATTGGCGGCTTCAACCTTCAACCTTCAGAATTTGCCAAAGTAGGCGTAATAATCACCTTAGCTGCCCTGCTCCACGCAAAGCCCGCATCAACCATTCCAGCTGTTTTAAGAGCCTTAGCAATTACAGGAGTTCCTTGGATATTAGTATTCTTGCAGCCTGACCTGGGAACCTCCCTAGTATTTGGAGCCATAGTATTGGGTATGCTCTACTGGGGTAATGCCAATCCAGGGTGGTTGGTGCTGCTGACTTCTCCGGTTATCTCAGCCATCCTCTTTAACGTGCATATTCCTGCATGGTTAATCTGGACGGCGCTCATGGGGGTCATTGCATGGCGCACTCTTCCTTGGCCCAAATTTGGTACCGCTGGAGCCATCCTGGGAAACCTTGTGGGAGGTGAAGTAGGACATATCATTTGGGGAGTTTTGAAAGACTATCAAAAACAGCGGGTGATTTTATTTCTTAACCCCGAAAAAGATCCCTTGGGCGGAGGTTATCACCTGATCCAATCTCGCATTGCCATTGGAGCAGGCGAATTTTGGGGACAAGGACTCAACAAAGGAACGCAAACCCAACTCAACTTTATCCCCGAACAACATACAGACTTCATCTTCTCAGCCATAGGAGAGGAACTGGGCTTTGTTGGCGGCTTGTGCCTGCTGTTCGTCTTCTGGTTGGTCTGCCTGCGTTTAGTCCTGATTGCCCAAAATGCTAGAGATAATTTTGGCTCTCTTCTAGCCATTGGCGTCTTGTCCATGATTGTGTTTCAGGTTATTGTCAACATTGGCATGACCATCGGCCTCGCGCCAGTAACTGGTATTCCGCTACCCTGGATCAGCTATGGGCGATCCGCCATGCTGACCAACTTTCTGGCTATTGGGCTTGTAGAGTCTGTCGCCAAGTATCGACACCGACTTAGGTTTTAA
- a CDS encoding Mrp/NBP35 family ATP-binding protein, producing MLDAGSVLEVLRPVQDPELRKSLVELNMIRNVSVDAGKVSFTLVLTTPACPLRQFIVEECEQTLKKQLPEVTDVVVEVTAETPHQKSLPDRTGIAGVKNIIAISSGKGGVGKSTVAVNVAVALAQAGAKVGLIDADIYGPNDPTMLGLADAGVMVRQGAKGEELEPAFNYGVKLVSMGFLIDKDQPVIWRGPMLNGIIRQFLYQVQWGELDYLIVDMPPGTGDAQLTMAQAVPMAGVVIVTTPQTVALLDSRKGLKMFQQLGVSVLGIVENMSYFIPPDLPDRHYDIFGSGGGEKTAKELGVPLLGRIPLEIPLREGGDRGIPIVVGFPESASAKALVAIASQIAASVSVAALT from the coding sequence ATGCTAGATGCTGGATCGGTTTTAGAAGTGCTGCGACCCGTTCAAGACCCCGAACTTCGTAAGAGTTTGGTGGAATTGAACATGATTCGCAATGTGTCCGTTGACGCAGGCAAAGTCAGTTTTACTTTGGTGCTGACAACTCCCGCCTGTCCGCTGCGGCAGTTCATAGTTGAAGAATGCGAACAGACGCTTAAGAAGCAGTTACCTGAAGTAACCGATGTGGTTGTAGAAGTGACGGCTGAGACGCCCCACCAAAAGTCACTTCCGGATCGCACTGGGATTGCAGGTGTCAAAAATATTATTGCCATTTCCAGCGGTAAGGGTGGGGTTGGCAAAAGCACGGTTGCGGTGAATGTGGCGGTTGCTTTAGCGCAGGCAGGGGCTAAAGTTGGCTTGATTGATGCGGATATTTATGGCCCCAACGACCCAACGATGCTGGGATTGGCTGACGCCGGGGTAATGGTGCGGCAGGGTGCTAAGGGTGAAGAACTTGAACCAGCTTTTAACTACGGCGTTAAGTTGGTTTCGATGGGGTTTTTGATTGACAAGGATCAGCCAGTAATATGGCGCGGGCCGATGTTGAATGGTATTATTCGCCAGTTCCTCTACCAGGTGCAGTGGGGCGAACTGGACTATTTGATTGTGGATATGCCACCAGGAACGGGCGATGCCCAACTGACAATGGCCCAGGCTGTGCCAATGGCTGGGGTGGTTATTGTGACGACGCCGCAGACGGTTGCTTTGTTGGACTCGCGCAAGGGGTTGAAGATGTTCCAGCAGCTGGGAGTGTCTGTATTGGGGATAGTAGAAAATATGAGCTATTTCATTCCACCGGATCTTCCGGATAGACACTATGACATCTTCGGATCAGGTGGTGGTGAGAAGACAGCGAAGGAATTAGGAGTGCCATTGTTGGGTAGGATACCGTTAGAAATTCCTTTGCGGGAGGGCGGCGATCGCGGTATCCCCATTGTTGTAGGCTTTCCTGAGTCTGCTTCAGCTAAAGCACTCGTAGCGATCGCGTCTCAAATTGCCGCATCCGTCTCCGTCGCCGCTTTAACTTAA
- a CDS encoding NAD(P)H dehydrogenase subunit NdhS has translation MILPGSPVRVKNAEDTYYGFKGLVQRVSDGKAAVLFEGGNWDKLITFQLSEIELVDTSAGRKKAK, from the coding sequence ATGATTTTGCCCGGATCGCCTGTTCGCGTCAAGAATGCCGAAGATACCTACTACGGCTTTAAAGGACTTGTCCAACGAGTTAGCGATGGCAAAGCTGCTGTTCTATTTGAAGGTGGCAACTGGGACAAGCTCATCACCTTCCAACTCTCAGAAATAGAACTTGTAGATACATCCGCTGGCCGCAAAAAAGCAAAATAG
- a CDS encoding SRPBCC family protein codes for MIFNFSFKFIAGRESLRCEFSLLRTYRVLSSASIDVLWQKLINLADVSWNPLLSSTNAPLGLIAKPGLIYQVVTRLIPIPVRIFVERVSPMELLSVRFLALPGVEKRVTYQVESTVCGTYVSYSVTLRGWLSPLLWWMIRPYAARVAAELAQAAEEVVL; via the coding sequence GTGATTTTCAATTTTTCCTTCAAGTTCATCGCTGGTCGAGAGAGTCTTAGGTGCGAGTTTTCCCTCTTAAGGACGTATCGCGTCCTGAGTTCTGCCTCAATAGATGTTCTATGGCAAAAATTAATCAATTTAGCTGATGTTTCGTGGAATCCGTTACTGAGTAGCACCAATGCTCCCTTGGGATTGATTGCCAAACCAGGCTTAATTTATCAGGTAGTAACTCGCTTAATTCCCATTCCTGTAAGAATTTTTGTTGAGCGCGTCAGCCCGATGGAGTTACTGTCTGTGCGATTTCTGGCACTCCCTGGAGTTGAAAAACGGGTAACGTATCAAGTTGAATCTACTGTTTGCGGTACTTACGTGTCTTATTCAGTCACCTTGCGCGGTTGGTTATCACCTTTGCTATGGTGGATGATCCGCCCTTATGCGGCGAGGGTGGCAGCCGAGTTAGCCCAAGCCGCGGAGGAAGTGGTTCTTTAA
- a CDS encoding chromophore lyase CpcT/CpeT, giving the protein MTFSLELIALAKYMAGEFDNGEQAVADPAWYVHIRLWQRPVHLFAEDSITLFAEQANILKLDNPYRPRIVRLRQSDTDPALLQVNYYMLKDPNAVRGGGRNPALIEALTPEQMEFLPSCTLNVNQRRLDSNNYHFSTSPATAERCCFSYQDQTYYVALGFEATQEEFLTYDKGIDPQTGQAIWGALLGPFRYSKRQDFSAELAV; this is encoded by the coding sequence ATGACTTTTTCTCTTGAACTAATTGCCCTGGCAAAGTACATGGCTGGTGAATTTGATAATGGGGAACAGGCTGTAGCCGATCCTGCCTGGTATGTACACATCCGCCTCTGGCAGCGACCAGTCCATCTGTTTGCGGAAGACAGCATCACGCTTTTTGCCGAGCAAGCTAATATCCTCAAGCTAGACAACCCCTATCGTCCCCGGATCGTGCGGCTGCGTCAGAGCGATACCGACCCCGCACTTTTGCAGGTGAATTACTATATGCTGAAAGACCCTAATGCTGTTAGGGGTGGCGGTCGGAATCCAGCTTTAATCGAGGCACTAACTCCAGAACAAATGGAGTTCCTACCGAGTTGCACCCTGAACGTCAATCAGCGACGCTTAGACTCAAACAATTATCATTTTTCTACATCACCCGCAACGGCGGAGAGATGCTGCTTTAGTTATCAAGACCAAACCTACTATGTCGCCTTGGGATTTGAGGCAACACAGGAAGAATTTTTGACCTATGACAAAGGTATTGACCCCCAAACCGGACAGGCCATTTGGGGGGCACTACTTGGCCCCTTTCGCTATAGTAAACGGCAAGATTTTTCTGCCGAATTAGCTGTCTGA